The following proteins come from a genomic window of Synechococcus sp. BIOS-E4-1:
- a CDS encoding FGGY-family carbohydrate kinase, with the protein MHDSLALGIDLGTSGVRVAVLNQQRDLLYTDSNGYDRGLADPDDWLTSCTQLINAIPNELRSQLKAVAVDGTSGTLVACDPDGTPLGKALPYNVACPEQLEQVRELVQAGQPAASASGSLARALRLLEQHSPPLILRHQADWISGWLVGDWRFGEEGNNLRLGWSLSDQRWPHAFEHQAWREALPEIRPSGSRLGIMNTARAKQLGLSEDILVIAGTTDANAAVLTADAADDEGITVLGSTLVLKRFTSIPLRDGAGTSTHRVGGRWLAGGASNSGGAVLRKCFPGIDLDELSRQIDPDQQSGLKLLPLIGRGERFPVDDPDLVPILTPRPVSDALYLHGLLEGLSQIERQGWTKLTELGAPAPKRLVTLGGGARNPQWRRMRQRLLGIPIRSCYSPPAAGVARLALTALQQQDDQITCSRRESVELP; encoded by the coding sequence ATGCACGATTCACTGGCGCTCGGCATTGATCTGGGCACCAGTGGAGTGCGGGTTGCGGTTCTTAATCAACAGCGCGATCTGCTCTACACGGATTCCAACGGCTACGACCGAGGCCTGGCGGATCCAGATGATTGGCTGACAAGCTGCACCCAGCTGATCAATGCCATTCCAAACGAGCTGCGCAGCCAGCTCAAGGCTGTGGCTGTCGATGGAACCTCAGGGACGTTGGTTGCCTGCGATCCAGATGGCACCCCCCTCGGAAAGGCTTTGCCCTACAACGTTGCCTGTCCGGAACAGCTGGAGCAGGTGCGTGAGCTGGTGCAAGCAGGCCAGCCGGCGGCGAGCGCCAGTGGCAGCTTGGCCCGCGCTCTGAGGCTCTTGGAGCAACACTCGCCACCGCTGATCCTTCGTCACCAGGCTGACTGGATCAGCGGCTGGCTGGTCGGGGACTGGAGGTTTGGAGAAGAGGGCAACAACCTTCGCCTGGGCTGGTCGCTCAGCGATCAACGATGGCCTCATGCTTTTGAGCATCAGGCCTGGCGCGAAGCACTGCCGGAGATCCGACCGAGCGGCTCAAGGCTCGGAATCATGAACACTGCCCGAGCCAAACAGCTGGGGCTATCGGAGGACATACTCGTGATCGCAGGCACAACCGATGCCAATGCAGCAGTGCTTACGGCCGATGCCGCCGACGATGAAGGCATCACCGTGCTGGGAAGCACTCTTGTGCTCAAACGCTTCACCAGCATCCCTTTACGAGATGGTGCAGGGACGTCCACCCACCGCGTGGGCGGTCGCTGGCTTGCAGGGGGAGCCTCCAACAGCGGTGGTGCAGTGCTGCGCAAGTGCTTTCCAGGAATCGACCTCGACGAACTGAGCCGTCAAATCGACCCTGATCAACAGAGTGGGCTGAAGCTGCTGCCCCTGATCGGTCGAGGAGAGCGTTTTCCCGTGGATGATCCCGATCTTGTACCAATCCTGACTCCACGACCGGTGAGTGATGCGCTGTATCTGCATGGTCTATTGGAAGGCCTTAGCCAGATTGAACGCCAGGGCTGGACCAAGCTCACTGAACTCGGAGCACCCGCGCCCAAACGTCTGGTGACCCTGGGAGGGGGCGCCAGAAACCCCCAATGGCGACGGATGCGGCAACGATTACTCGGTATTCCGATCCGTAGTTGTTACAGCCCTCCTGCTGCAGGGGTTGCGCGGCTCGCACTCACCGCTCTGCAACAACAAGATGATCAAATCACCTGTTCCAGGCGAGAATCGGTTGAGCTTCCATGA
- the metK gene encoding methionine adenosyltransferase, with amino-acid sequence MSRYVFTSESVTEGHPDKICDQVSDAVLDALLAQDPTSRVACETVVNTGLCMITGEVTSKAQVDFIHLVRNVIKEIGYSGARAGGFDANSCAVLVALDQQSPDIAQGVNEADDHAGDPLDLVGAGDQGIMFGYACNETPELMPLPISLAHRLARRLAEVRHNGTLDYLLPDGKTQVSVVYENDKPVAIDTILISTQHTAEVGGMGDEQGIRERITEDLWTHVVEPATADLVLKPSRDATKYLVNPTGKFVVGGPQGDAGLTGRKIIVDTYGGYARHGGGAFSGKDPTKVDRSAAYAARYVAKSLVAAGLAERAEVQLSYAIGVAKPVSILVESFGTSQFANDALTGLVQEHFDLRPGAIIESFGLRNLPQQRGGRFYQDTAAYGHFGRNDLKAPWENVDAKAAELRNA; translated from the coding sequence ATGAGTCGATACGTTTTTACCTCCGAGTCCGTTACGGAGGGGCATCCCGACAAGATCTGCGATCAAGTCAGTGATGCTGTACTCGACGCCCTTCTGGCGCAGGATCCCACCAGCCGTGTGGCCTGCGAAACAGTTGTAAACACTGGCCTTTGCATGATCACAGGCGAAGTGACATCCAAAGCGCAAGTGGACTTTATCCACCTTGTTCGCAACGTGATCAAGGAGATCGGCTACAGCGGAGCCCGCGCCGGTGGCTTTGATGCCAACAGCTGTGCTGTCTTGGTCGCCCTCGACCAGCAGTCGCCCGACATTGCTCAGGGTGTAAATGAAGCCGATGACCACGCTGGCGATCCGCTGGATTTGGTTGGCGCTGGCGATCAGGGGATCATGTTCGGCTATGCGTGCAACGAGACACCCGAGCTGATGCCTTTGCCCATCAGCCTGGCCCACCGGCTGGCAAGAAGGCTGGCGGAAGTGCGTCACAACGGCACCCTGGACTACCTCTTGCCCGACGGAAAAACGCAGGTGAGTGTGGTTTATGAGAATGACAAACCGGTTGCGATCGACACGATCCTGATCTCGACCCAGCACACGGCTGAGGTGGGAGGCATGGGTGACGAGCAGGGCATCCGTGAGCGAATCACGGAGGACCTCTGGACCCACGTGGTGGAGCCGGCAACAGCCGATCTGGTCCTGAAACCAAGCCGCGATGCGACCAAATATCTCGTCAACCCAACCGGAAAGTTTGTTGTCGGTGGCCCCCAGGGTGATGCCGGGCTGACCGGTCGCAAAATCATTGTGGATACCTACGGGGGTTATGCCCGTCATGGGGGCGGCGCCTTCTCAGGCAAGGACCCCACCAAAGTGGACCGCTCAGCGGCCTATGCAGCCCGTTACGTGGCGAAAAGTCTTGTAGCAGCTGGTCTGGCGGAAAGGGCCGAAGTGCAGCTGAGCTATGCGATCGGCGTTGCCAAGCCGGTGTCAATTTTGGTTGAATCCTTCGGAACAAGTCAGTTCGCCAACGACGCGCTGACAGGTCTGGTTCAGGAGCACTTTGACCTGCGCCCCGGAGCCATCATCGAAAGTTTTGGACTGCGCAACCTGCCTCAGCAACGTGGGGGACGCTTCTACCAGGACACTGCTGCCTACGGGCACTTCGGCCGCAATGACCTGAAAGCGCCCTGGGAGAACGTTGACGCCAAGGCGGCAGAACTCCGCAACGCCTGA
- a CDS encoding HAD family hydrolase: protein MAHLKLKDCELGSVQGVLFDKDGTLSHSEPRLIELADARLDEAGRRFRSRGASARELRELSDLLARTYGRCSAGVIPDGTLAVASRHHNLLSTATVFCQMNLNWPQSLVLAQEVFDHVDQHKQALHPGGHPIGLLPDAARLLRELAAAGITCAVISNDTTKGIENFLHQHQLNDCISGLWSADHHPAKPDPRAVQGLCSQLGLRVEKCALIGDADTDLLMARQAGIALTIGYVAGWHRQPTLTAHEHLISHWSELTATSDALSKA from the coding sequence ATGGCTCACCTCAAACTCAAGGACTGTGAGCTCGGTTCAGTTCAGGGGGTGCTGTTCGATAAGGACGGCACCCTTTCCCATAGCGAGCCGCGTTTAATCGAACTGGCTGACGCCAGACTTGATGAAGCAGGTCGCAGATTTAGATCGCGAGGTGCCTCAGCTAGAGAGCTCCGGGAGCTGAGCGATCTGCTTGCGAGAACCTACGGACGCTGCAGTGCAGGAGTCATCCCTGACGGCACACTGGCGGTAGCGTCGCGACATCACAACCTGCTGAGCACCGCAACGGTGTTCTGTCAGATGAATCTGAACTGGCCTCAATCATTGGTCCTGGCTCAGGAGGTGTTTGATCATGTGGATCAGCACAAACAAGCACTGCATCCAGGTGGGCACCCAATTGGCTTGTTGCCAGATGCAGCAAGACTTCTTAGAGAGCTGGCCGCTGCTGGAATCACTTGTGCCGTGATCAGCAATGACACCACAAAGGGCATTGAGAACTTTCTCCACCAGCACCAACTCAACGACTGCATCAGCGGGCTGTGGAGTGCCGATCACCATCCAGCCAAACCAGACCCAAGAGCTGTTCAGGGACTGTGCTCACAACTGGGGCTAAGAGTGGAGAAATGCGCCCTGATCGGAGATGCCGACACCGATCTGTTGATGGCACGACAGGCAGGGATTGCACTGACCATCGGCTATGTGGCCGGATGGCATCGCCAGCCAACGCTCACCGCCCATGAACATCTGATCAGTCACTGGAGCGAACTGACCGCAACGTCAGACGCATTATCAAAGGCCTAA
- a CDS encoding 30S ribosomal protein S1, whose amino-acid sequence MTVTPTDPSQESAVDTAEAVASETEAVAEGSADQADFGTDEDLGIPEDIPTADDPSSRATSRDMDSAGFTLDEFAALLSKYDYNFKPGDIVNGTVFALESKGAMIDIGAKTAAFMPLQEVSINRVEGLSDVLQPGEIREFFIMSEENEDGQLSLSIRRIEYQRAWERVRQLQKEDATIYSEVFATNRGGALVRVEGLRGFIPGSHISTRKPKEELVADFLPLKFLEVDEERNRLVLSHRRALVERKMNRLEVGEVVVGTVRGIKPYGAFIDIGGVSGLLHISEISHEHIETPHSVLNVNDQMKVMIIDLDAERGRISLSTKALEPEPGDMLTDPQKVFDKAEEMAARYKQMLLEQAEEGEEPLGSMMI is encoded by the coding sequence CAGCTGATCAAGCCGACTTCGGTACCGATGAAGACCTCGGCATTCCCGAAGACATCCCCACTGCTGACGATCCCAGCAGCCGGGCGACCAGCCGGGACATGGACAGTGCTGGATTCACCCTGGATGAATTCGCGGCGTTACTGAGTAAGTACGACTACAACTTCAAGCCCGGAGACATCGTTAACGGCACGGTTTTCGCCCTGGAATCCAAGGGCGCCATGATCGATATCGGAGCAAAAACCGCTGCATTCATGCCTCTTCAGGAGGTGTCGATCAATCGCGTTGAAGGACTCAGCGATGTACTGCAACCCGGTGAAATCCGGGAGTTCTTCATCATGAGCGAGGAGAACGAAGACGGACAGCTCTCCCTCTCCATTCGACGGATCGAATATCAGCGAGCCTGGGAACGTGTTCGCCAGTTGCAGAAGGAAGACGCCACCATCTACTCAGAGGTGTTTGCCACCAACAGAGGTGGCGCCCTGGTGAGGGTGGAAGGACTGCGTGGATTCATCCCCGGATCCCACATCAGTACACGTAAACCCAAGGAAGAACTTGTTGCCGACTTCCTCCCCCTCAAGTTCCTTGAGGTTGACGAAGAGCGCAATCGTCTGGTGCTGAGTCACAGGCGCGCTTTGGTCGAACGCAAGATGAACCGCCTCGAAGTAGGTGAGGTTGTGGTGGGCACCGTGCGCGGAATCAAGCCCTACGGCGCCTTCATCGACATCGGCGGTGTTAGCGGTCTGCTGCACATCTCTGAGATCAGTCACGAGCACATCGAAACGCCACACTCGGTGCTCAACGTGAATGATCAGATGAAAGTGATGATCATCGATCTCGACGCAGAGCGAGGCCGAATCTCACTCTCCACCAAGGCGCTTGAGCCAGAGCCTGGTGACATGCTCACAGATCCGCAGAAGGTGTTTGACAAGGCTGAAGAAATGGCAGCTCGCTACAAGCAGATGTTGCTTGAGCAAGCCGAGGAAGGCGAAGAGCCCCTGGGTTCAATGATGATTTGA